The proteins below are encoded in one region of Girardinichthys multiradiatus isolate DD_20200921_A chromosome 19, DD_fGirMul_XY1, whole genome shotgun sequence:
- the LOC124884999 gene encoding uncharacterized protein LOC124884999 — protein MSKTQCTELTALISVSVIDIVSCCLSLFLVCLQEMEQELTEQRGLTQAISRQSSRVRLSTQEPEDRCQLRLCPAETDVEVDSAQKKWDHLHSWLLALEESWLLPPSEVTDSSMKGGDGTAGRMIGTKHLKELQSPIRHLRELGHTSTELPNQVCSVDSHQALDEGLFHVLHGTSLSLSSIHDLLHSPTETPHEDETQLLLLQLQVQKLHQSNFKKIL, from the exons ATGAGTAAAACACAGTGCACAGAGCTAACTGCTCTTATTTCTGTTTCAGTAATTGACATTGTTAGTTGTTGTCTTAGCctgttccttgtttgtctgcagGAGATGGAACAGGAGCTGACTGAGCAGAGGGGATTGACTCAGGCCATCTCCAGACAGAGTAGCAGAGTTCGACTTTCCACCCAAGAACCAGAGGATCGATGTCAGCTAAG GTTGTGTCCCGCTGAGACTGATGTGGAGGTGGACTCAGCTCAGAAGAAGTGGGATCACCTTCACAGTTGGCTGCTTGCTTTAGAGGAGAGCTGGCTGCTTCCTCCATCTGAG GTGACAGACTCATCTATGAAGGGTGGAGATGGAACAGCAGGACGTATGATTGGCACAAAACACCTGAAAGAGCTCCAAAGTCCCATCAGACATCTGAGAGAGCTGGGACACACATCTACAGAGCTCCCAAATCAG GTCTGCTCTGTGGACAGTCATCAGGCGTTAGATGAGGGTTTGTTTCATGTGCTGCACGGCACGTCCCTGTCACTGTCGTCCATCCATGATCTGTTGCATTCACCTACTGAGACGCCACATGAAGACGAGACACAGCTGCTGCTTCTGCAGCTGCAGGTGCAAAAATTGCATCAgtcaaattttaaaaagattcTGTGA